In the Dioscorea cayenensis subsp. rotundata cultivar TDr96_F1 chromosome 12, TDr96_F1_v2_PseudoChromosome.rev07_lg8_w22 25.fasta, whole genome shotgun sequence genome, one interval contains:
- the LOC120273294 gene encoding uncharacterized protein LOC120273294 → MDSNTFSYLQQVMDELWFSQNILLGKTRTASSTPLPAHLPTNSSSESLPGNSSTSQSRKSHAVYKEKKKRPVLNIVIGKPLFQLQHPSTPTLSADSAQKIRRRRSIRREMRTLQEPV, encoded by the exons ATGGATTCAAACACCTTCTCTTACCTCCAACAAGTCATGGATGAGCTCTGGTTCTCACAAAACATTCTCTTGGGCAAGACCAGGACTGCTTCCTCAACTCCTCTTCCTGCCCACCTACCAACAAACTCATCTTCAGAATCACTTCCAGGAAACAGCAGCACATCACAG AGTAGGAAAAGCCATGCAGtatacaaagaaaagaagaaacgACCTGTGCTGAATATCGTCATAGGAAAGCCTCTTTTCCAGCTGCAGCATCCTTCAACACCTACCTTGAGTGCAGATTCAGCACagaagataagaagaagaagaagcatacGGAGAGAGATGAGGACCCTACAAGAGCCTGTCTGA